A genomic stretch from Streptomyces sp. QL37 includes:
- a CDS encoding serine/threonine-protein kinase, translating into MSTECQRPTCEGSYEDMGGGELYCDTCGLAPVVSPTGMVSSPPTGIAGGGRAAGGRGSSSTSQRTGSQASARSSSRSSTSRRSVSGRLSRSLSGGSTSRSVSVRSSGVSTGSSSGRGRLGAGLVLVPDVPRPDPHTAVMENPEVPERKRFCSRSDCGAPVGRSRGERPGRTEGFCTKCGHPYSFVPKLRGGDIVHGQYEVAGCLAHGGLGWVYLAVDRAVSDRWVVLKGLLDTGDQDAMAAAISERRFLAEIEHSNIVRIYNFVEHLDQRTGSLDGYIVMEYVGGKSLKEIANERRTPAGRRDPLPVEQACAYGIEALEALGHLHSRNVLYCDFKVDNAIQTEDQLKLIDMGAVRRMDDDESAIYGTVGYQAPEVAEAGPSVASDLYTVARTLAVLTFDFQGYTNVFVDSLPDPDNIEVFRRYESFYRLLVRATDPDPARRFSSAQEMAEQLTGVLREVVALQTGRPRPALSTLFGAETRVTDTALFAEPAGDVSRLGARTGPSGGAGRFGRRRAAAVPATTLPAPSLTAAPAVAPAPGGAPPGAAPLYAPDTHVRGGTGSGAVAYPQPQAAVPAPRSAVQGPGALPVPHPGAGPRLAPFDARATSLALPVPRVDPNDPNAGFLAGVMASAPAELVSALHSVPAASLETRLRELRARLEMSELDSAVRALTAVEAQHPDDWRVVWYRGITSLVTGDNENAALSFDAVYDAFPGEPAPKLALGVCAEVLGQLDNAAEYYRLVWATDPSFVSSAFGLARVQIAAGDRPAAVRTLESVPESSIHYTAARVAAVRARLRERAPHEPLIDDLSAAADQVTALRGYGLDAVRREQLSTEVLGTALDWVLSGSPTAQPSAQPSPAAAGPGTVLGSELDERGLRFGLERSYRMLARLAQRGDERIELVERANRFRPRTWV; encoded by the coding sequence ATGAGTACGGAGTGCCAGCGCCCCACGTGCGAGGGCAGCTACGAGGACATGGGCGGCGGCGAGCTGTACTGCGACACCTGCGGCCTCGCACCTGTCGTGTCGCCGACGGGCATGGTGAGTTCACCGCCCACCGGCATCGCGGGCGGCGGCAGGGCGGCGGGCGGCAGGGGAAGCAGCAGCACCTCGCAGCGGACCGGTTCGCAGGCGTCCGCGCGCTCCTCGTCCCGCTCGTCGACCTCCCGGCGCTCGGTGTCCGGGCGGCTGTCCCGCTCCCTCTCCGGAGGCTCCACGTCCCGCTCGGTGTCGGTGCGTTCCTCGGGCGTCTCGACGGGCTCCTCCTCCGGGCGCGGCAGGCTGGGCGCGGGCCTGGTGCTCGTGCCCGACGTGCCTCGGCCGGACCCGCACACTGCGGTGATGGAGAACCCCGAGGTCCCCGAGCGGAAGCGATTCTGCTCGCGCTCCGACTGCGGCGCGCCGGTGGGCCGGTCCCGTGGGGAGCGGCCGGGCCGCACCGAAGGGTTCTGCACCAAGTGCGGTCACCCGTACTCCTTCGTGCCCAAGCTGCGCGGCGGCGACATCGTGCACGGGCAGTACGAGGTGGCGGGCTGCCTGGCGCACGGCGGGCTCGGCTGGGTCTATCTCGCGGTGGACAGGGCGGTCTCCGACCGCTGGGTGGTCCTCAAGGGCCTGTTGGACACCGGGGACCAGGACGCCATGGCGGCGGCCATCTCCGAGCGGCGCTTCCTCGCGGAGATCGAGCACTCCAACATCGTCCGCATCTACAACTTCGTGGAACACCTCGACCAGCGCACCGGTTCGCTGGACGGCTACATCGTCATGGAGTACGTCGGCGGGAAGTCGCTCAAGGAGATCGCCAACGAGCGCCGCACACCGGCCGGCAGGCGGGACCCGCTGCCGGTGGAGCAGGCCTGCGCGTACGGCATCGAGGCGCTGGAGGCGCTCGGCCATCTGCACAGCCGCAACGTGCTGTACTGCGATTTCAAGGTCGACAACGCGATCCAGACCGAGGACCAGCTCAAGCTCATCGACATGGGCGCGGTGCGCAGGATGGACGACGACGAGTCGGCCATCTACGGCACCGTCGGCTACCAGGCGCCCGAGGTGGCCGAGGCCGGCCCGTCCGTCGCCTCCGACCTCTACACGGTCGCGCGGACCCTCGCGGTGCTGACCTTCGACTTCCAGGGGTACACGAACGTCTTCGTGGACTCGCTTCCCGACCCGGACAACATCGAGGTGTTCCGGAGGTACGAGTCGTTCTACCGGCTGCTCGTGCGGGCCACGGACCCGGATCCGGCCCGCCGGTTCTCCTCGGCCCAGGAGATGGCGGAACAGCTGACGGGTGTGCTGCGGGAGGTGGTCGCCCTGCAGACGGGGCGACCGCGCCCGGCGCTCTCGACCCTGTTCGGTGCGGAGACGCGCGTGACGGACACGGCGTTGTTCGCGGAGCCGGCCGGCGATGTGTCGCGGCTCGGCGCCCGGACGGGCCCGTCCGGCGGCGCGGGGCGCTTCGGACGCCGGCGGGCGGCGGCCGTCCCCGCCACCACGCTCCCCGCCCCGTCGCTGACGGCCGCCCCCGCCGTCGCCCCCGCACCGGGGGGCGCGCCGCCCGGTGCCGCTCCGCTGTACGCGCCCGACACCCATGTCCGGGGCGGTACCGGAAGCGGCGCTGTGGCGTACCCGCAGCCCCAGGCGGCCGTTCCGGCACCTCGCTCGGCGGTCCAGGGCCCGGGCGCGCTCCCGGTGCCGCACCCGGGTGCCGGGCCCCGGCTCGCCCCGTTCGACGCGCGGGCGACCTCGCTGGCCCTGCCCGTGCCCCGGGTCGACCCGAACGACCCCAACGCCGGGTTCCTCGCCGGGGTGATGGCGTCGGCGCCCGCGGAGCTGGTCTCCGCCCTGCACTCCGTGCCCGCCGCCTCGCTGGAGACCCGGCTGCGGGAGCTCCGTGCCCGCCTGGAGATGAGCGAACTCGACTCCGCCGTGCGGGCGCTGACGGCGGTGGAGGCCCAGCACCCGGACGACTGGCGGGTGGTCTGGTACCGCGGGATCACCTCGCTGGTGACCGGTGACAACGAGAACGCCGCGCTGTCCTTCGACGCGGTCTACGACGCCTTCCCGGGCGAGCCCGCGCCGAAGCTCGCGCTGGGTGTCTGCGCGGAGGTGCTGGGGCAGCTGGACAACGCCGCGGAGTACTACCGCCTGGTGTGGGCGACGGACCCGAGCTTCGTCAGCTCGGCGTTCGGTCTGGCCCGGGTGCAGATCGCCGCCGGTGACCGGCCCGCCGCGGTGCGCACCCTGGAGTCCGTGCCCGAGTCGTCGATCCACTACACGGCGGCCCGGGTCGCCGCGGTGCGGGCCCGGCTCCGCGAGCGGGCCCCGCACGAGCCGCTGATCGACGATCTCTCGGCCGCGGCGGACCAGGTGACCGCGCTGCGGGGCTACGGCCTGGACGCGGTGAGACGGGAACAGTTGTCGACCGAGGTACTCGGTACGGCGCTCGACTGGGTACTCTCCGGTAGTCCCACGGCTCAGCCGTCGGCGCAGCCCTCCCCCGCAGCCGCGGGGCCGGGGACGGTGCTCGGCAGCGAGCTGGACGAGCGGGGCCTCAGGTTCGGCCTCGAACGCTCGTACCGGATGCTCGCCCGGCTCGCGCAGCGGGGCGACGAGAGGATCGAACTGGTGGAGCGGGCCAACCGTTTCCGCCCCCGGACCTGGGTGTGA
- a CDS encoding PP2C family serine/threonine-protein phosphatase: protein MSQSHQRASLPGCPSCEEPLEPGDLFCGACGYDLSAVPAPPADRPTVAITVPGRSAGAPAAGGPVEWPSVSGTDSSDVPAPTHRPADLPGVDSGGKPLSAAEGAAVRFDEPDAPEAAARADAAGDFELAAPDPRTAEHATAAGAASGAKVCVACRSGRVDTDGYCENCGHAQPRERDHMEQELGSVAAVSDRGLRHHRNEDAFAVSSTALPDGSPAVVAIVCDGVSSASRPDEASAAAASAANESLLESLPRGTHAQQAMHDAILAASEAVNALAQDPGQALEHDQHRHQNAPACTLVGAIMAGGLLVVGWVGDSRVYWVPEDRSHPPARLTEDDSWAAQMVATGLMNEAEAYADERAHAITGWLGADAYELEPHTASFKPDRPGLVVVCTDGLWNYAEAAAEMAAAVPADAYTRPLHGAQVLVGHALDGGGHDNVTVALLPFAVAARGAGSA, encoded by the coding sequence ATGTCACAGAGCCACCAGCGGGCCTCCTTGCCGGGGTGCCCCAGCTGCGAGGAACCGCTGGAGCCGGGCGACCTGTTCTGCGGTGCGTGCGGGTACGACCTCTCGGCCGTGCCGGCACCGCCCGCCGACCGTCCGACGGTCGCCATCACCGTGCCCGGGCGGAGCGCGGGAGCGCCTGCCGCCGGCGGTCCGGTGGAATGGCCCTCCGTCTCCGGGACGGACAGCTCGGACGTACCGGCGCCCACGCACCGCCCGGCCGATCTCCCGGGTGTGGACTCGGGCGGCAAGCCCCTGTCCGCGGCCGAGGGTGCGGCGGTCCGCTTCGACGAGCCGGACGCCCCGGAAGCCGCCGCCCGGGCCGACGCCGCCGGCGACTTCGAACTGGCCGCCCCCGACCCGCGTACCGCGGAGCACGCCACCGCCGCTGGGGCGGCGTCCGGTGCCAAGGTCTGTGTGGCCTGCCGCTCGGGCCGTGTGGACACCGACGGCTACTGCGAGAACTGCGGCCATGCCCAGCCCCGCGAGCGCGACCACATGGAGCAGGAGCTCGGCTCGGTAGCCGCGGTCAGCGACCGGGGGCTGCGCCACCACCGCAACGAGGACGCGTTCGCGGTGTCCTCCACCGCGCTGCCGGACGGTTCACCGGCCGTCGTCGCCATCGTGTGCGACGGGGTCTCGTCGGCGAGCCGCCCCGACGAGGCGTCGGCCGCGGCGGCGAGCGCCGCCAACGAGTCGCTGCTGGAGTCGCTGCCGCGCGGTACGCACGCGCAGCAGGCGATGCACGACGCGATCCTGGCCGCGTCCGAGGCCGTCAACGCCCTGGCCCAGGACCCCGGTCAGGCGTTGGAGCACGATCAGCACCGTCATCAGAACGCCCCGGCCTGCACCCTGGTCGGCGCGATCATGGCGGGCGGTCTGCTGGTCGTCGGCTGGGTCGGCGACAGCCGGGTCTACTGGGTCCCCGAGGACCGCTCCCACCCGCCGGCCCGGCTCACGGAGGACGACTCCTGGGCGGCGCAGATGGTGGCGACCGGCCTGATGAACGAGGCGGAGGCGTACGCCGACGAGCGGGCCCACGCCATCACCGGCTGGCTCGGCGCCGACGCGTACGAACTGGAGCCGCACACCGCGTCGTTCAAGCCCGACCGGCCCGGCCTGGTGGTGGTCTGCACCGACGGACTGTGGAACTACGCGGAGGCGGCGGCGGAGATGGCCGCGGCCGTGCCCGCCGACGCGTACACACGGCCGCTGCACGGCGCCCAGGTGCTGGTCGGTCACGCCCTCGACGGCGGGGGCCACGACAACGTAACAGTGGCGCTGCTGCCGTTCGCCGTGGCGGCGCGAGGGGCAGGATCGGCCTGA
- a CDS encoding VWA domain-containing protein — translation MANFSKSSVPQFSVEVYQNEYLPEGGREVNAIVTVTSTGGGTTGGVPLTDGVPASGRLPGRAPAAAVVLMVDCSGSMDYPPTKMRNARDATAAAIDTLRDGTRFAVVAGTHVAKDVYPGNGQLATADARTKAQAKEALRRLSAGGGTAIGTWLRLADRLLGAAEVDIRHGILLTDGRNEHESPEDLRAALDSCAGRFTCDARGVGTDWEVKEVTAIASALLGTADIVADPAGLAADFTQMMENAMGKEVADVALRLWTPVGVEIVFVKQVAPTVADLSGRRTEAGPRAGDYPTGSWGDESRDYHVCVRVPEAGIGQEMLAARVSLILPPPSGGGAPQTLSQGLVRAVWTDDMVASTSINPQVAHYTGQAELAQVIQQGLDARKSGDFDGATAKLGRAVQLASGSGNADTAKLLSKVVDVVDAATGTVRLKARVAEADEMTLETRSTKTVRVKK, via the coding sequence ATGGCCAACTTCTCCAAGTCCAGCGTGCCGCAGTTCTCCGTCGAGGTGTACCAGAACGAATACCTGCCCGAGGGCGGCCGCGAGGTCAACGCGATCGTCACCGTCACGTCCACGGGCGGGGGGACCACGGGCGGGGTGCCGCTGACCGACGGTGTTCCGGCGTCGGGCCGCCTCCCGGGGCGGGCGCCGGCCGCCGCCGTGGTGCTCATGGTCGACTGTTCGGGCTCGATGGACTACCCGCCGACGAAGATGCGCAACGCGCGCGACGCGACGGCGGCGGCCATCGACACCCTGCGGGACGGCACGCGGTTCGCCGTGGTCGCGGGGACGCACGTGGCCAAGGACGTGTACCCGGGCAACGGGCAGCTGGCGACCGCCGACGCGCGGACCAAGGCCCAGGCGAAGGAGGCCCTGCGGCGGCTGAGCGCGGGCGGGGGCACCGCGATCGGGACCTGGCTGCGGCTGGCCGACCGGCTGCTCGGGGCGGCCGAGGTGGACATCCGGCACGGCATCCTCCTCACCGACGGGCGCAACGAGCACGAGTCCCCGGAGGATCTGCGGGCCGCTCTGGATTCCTGCGCGGGCCGGTTCACGTGTGACGCGAGGGGGGTCGGCACCGACTGGGAGGTGAAAGAGGTCACAGCGATCGCCTCCGCCCTGCTCGGCACGGCGGACATCGTCGCCGATCCGGCGGGCCTGGCCGCGGACTTCACACAGATGATGGAGAACGCGATGGGCAAGGAGGTCGCGGACGTGGCGCTGCGGCTCTGGACGCCCGTCGGTGTGGAGATCGTCTTCGTCAAGCAGGTGGCTCCCACGGTCGCCGATCTGAGCGGCCGCCGCACCGAGGCGGGGCCGCGCGCGGGCGACTACCCGACGGGCTCCTGGGGCGACGAGTCCCGGGACTACCACGTGTGCGTCAGGGTCCCGGAGGCCGGGATCGGCCAGGAGATGCTGGCGGCCAGGGTCTCGCTGATCCTGCCGCCCCCGTCCGGCGGCGGCGCCCCGCAGACCCTCTCCCAGGGTCTCGTACGGGCCGTCTGGACGGACGACATGGTCGCGTCCACCTCGATCAACCCCCAGGTGGCGCACTACACAGGACAGGCGGAACTGGCACAAGTCATCCAGCAGGGACTTGATGCGCGTAAATCGGGAGACTTCGACGGAGCGACGGCCAAACTGGGCCGTGCGGTGCAGCTCGCGTCGGGCTCCGGAAACGCGGATACTGCGAAACTGCTTTCGAAGGTGGTCGACGTCGTCGACGCGGCGACCGGTACTGTGCGACTGAAAGCGAGGGTCGCGGAAGCGGACGAGATGACTCTCGAAACGCGCTCGACCAAGACGGTTCGCGTCAAGAAATAG
- a CDS encoding FHA domain-containing protein, producing the protein MPTCPNGHQSGSEDWCEVCGHRMAGTGAPTGAVPPPPPPPPAPGYGYPPVSGTGEPTAQAELCPQCRTPREAMAPYCEECRWNFLTNTATSYTPLAPQGGVGGPAPGLNLPPGFQAQQGPPQQQRDPFEYQGSRPSQMNRPAEPLSPDQGSRPGPPPPPPSFQQGPPPPPSFQQQSPSPFESRGQQGPGSQGPGSQGPGSQGPGSQGPGQQGSPSPFDPQGRPGQGPGQQVPGQQGPGPHGGQQGQNPQGPGQQGPGQQGGPPSPFEPQRQGPPPPPSFQQQSAPPAPQRPQAPQPGGDDDWMLPPPSQQQHPQAFQQGPQTPHAPRAPHSPQQPFPGQSPAQGGLDQGTVSWKAVIGPDRDYFLAMMQRSGPEATGLNLPAYSPEQHLPLTGNQITIGRRRHSTGESPDIDLAVPPEDPGVSHQHAVLVQQPDGTWAVVDQNSTNGTTLNGAEEPIQPYVPVPLQDGDQVHVGAWTTITVRRD; encoded by the coding sequence ATGCCGACCTGCCCGAACGGACACCAGTCGGGTTCCGAGGACTGGTGCGAGGTCTGCGGACACCGCATGGCCGGGACGGGCGCGCCCACGGGCGCGGTCCCGCCGCCGCCTCCCCCGCCGCCCGCACCCGGCTACGGCTACCCTCCGGTGTCCGGCACCGGGGAGCCGACCGCCCAGGCCGAGCTCTGCCCGCAGTGCCGCACCCCGCGTGAGGCGATGGCGCCGTACTGCGAGGAGTGCCGCTGGAACTTCCTCACGAACACGGCGACGTCGTACACCCCGCTGGCCCCGCAGGGCGGCGTGGGCGGCCCGGCGCCGGGCCTGAATCTGCCGCCGGGCTTCCAGGCGCAGCAGGGTCCGCCGCAGCAGCAGCGGGACCCGTTCGAATACCAGGGTTCCCGGCCTTCGCAGATGAACCGGCCGGCCGAGCCGCTCTCTCCGGACCAGGGCAGCCGCCCGGGTCCGCCGCCGCCCCCGCCCTCCTTCCAGCAGGGGCCGCCGCCTCCGCCGTCGTTCCAGCAGCAGTCGCCGTCCCCGTTCGAGTCGCGAGGGCAGCAGGGTCCCGGCTCGCAGGGGCCGGGCTCGCAGGGGCCGGGCTCGCAGGGGCCGGGCTCGCAGGGGCCCGGCCAGCAGGGCTCTCCTTCGCCGTTCGACCCCCAGGGCCGGCCGGGCCAGGGCCCCGGCCAGCAGGTCCCGGGCCAGCAGGGGCCCGGCCCGCACGGCGGCCAGCAGGGCCAGAACCCGCAGGGCCCCGGTCAGCAGGGCCCCGGTCAGCAGGGTGGCCCGCCGTCGCCGTTCGAGCCGCAGCGGCAGGGGCCGCCTCCCCCGCCGTCGTTCCAGCAGCAGTCCGCGCCGCCCGCGCCTCAGCGGCCGCAGGCGCCGCAGCCCGGTGGCGACGACGACTGGATGCTGCCGCCGCCCTCGCAGCAGCAGCACCCGCAGGCCTTCCAGCAGGGCCCGCAGACGCCCCATGCGCCTCGGGCGCCTCATTCCCCCCAGCAGCCGTTCCCCGGTCAGAGCCCCGCCCAGGGCGGCCTGGACCAGGGAACGGTCAGCTGGAAGGCCGTCATCGGCCCGGACCGTGACTACTTCCTGGCGATGATGCAGCGCAGCGGCCCCGAGGCGACCGGGCTCAACCTGCCCGCTTACTCCCCGGAGCAGCACCTTCCGCTCACCGGCAACCAGATCACCATCGGCCGCCGCCGGCACAGCACCGGTGAGTCCCCCGACATCGATCTCGCCGTGCCGCCGGAGGACCCGGGCGTCTCGCACCAGCACGCCGTGCTGGTGCAGCAGCCGGACGGCACCTGGGCCGTCGTCGACCAGAACTCCACCAACGGCACCACGCTGAACGGCGCCGAGGAGCCGATCCAGCCCTATGTCCCCGTCCCGCTCCAGGACGGTGACCAGGTGCACGTGGGGGCCTGGACGACGATCACGGTCCGCCGCGACTGA
- a CDS encoding globin has translation MTEIPRDTLQEQTFYEQVGGEETFRRLVHRFYQGVADDPLLRPMYPEADLGPAEERFTLFLMQYWGGPRTYSDERGHPRLRMRHAPFQVDRAAHDAWLGHMRVALDELGLPPEQERQLWEYLTYAAASMVNTAG, from the coding sequence GTGACAGAGATTCCGCGCGACACGCTTCAGGAGCAGACCTTCTACGAGCAGGTCGGCGGCGAGGAGACCTTCCGGCGCCTGGTCCACCGCTTCTACCAGGGCGTCGCGGACGACCCGCTGCTGCGACCGATGTACCCGGAGGCGGATCTGGGCCCCGCCGAGGAACGGTTCACGCTGTTCCTCATGCAGTACTGGGGTGGACCGCGCACCTACAGCGACGAGCGGGGGCACCCCCGGCTGCGGATGCGGCACGCCCCGTTCCAGGTGGACCGGGCGGCGCACGACGCCTGGCTCGGCCACATGCGGGTGGCCCTCGACGAGCTCGGCCTCCCCCCTGAGCAGGAGCGGCAGTTGTGGGAGTACCTCACCTACGCGGCCGCCTCGATGGTCAACACCGCGGGCTGA
- a CDS encoding FtsX-like permease family protein, producing the protein MTGFVLLRVRAHRLLLAAAVLAVLLTTCVLAALTAFSGSMGDAALRHTLTHRAAAQASLLVSADVDREQRGEADTAVRRAARETFDGLPVTVRKLESSGSYALPDGLQAPAARRDEPDLTHLASLDRSRIRLTAGRLPGAGAGDATERVQVALPRAAAEALKLKPGSRLTLTDRLEETALPVEVTGLYEASDLDDPYWQLDPLGGRGARKVVFTTYGPLLADPAVLASGRVSAGPVSWLAAADFREVTTGRTDALRRASTDGPRALSASPVFGDGATVRTSLPVVIDQIDRALLVSRSTIMIVAVQLVLLAGYALLLVARLLSSERGGETELLRARGGSRGRIASLAAIEALLLAVPAAVVAPLLAGPLTRLLAARSELGRIGLRLDGGVDGTVWLVAGAVALACALAVVAPALAAGGGRRGARAATLPTPVRAGADIGLLLIAGVAYWQLDRQTGASGSGALSGDREGDLGIDPLLVAAPALALLAGTVLTLRLLPPAARLAERRAAGGRGLSAALAGWQFSRRPLRGAGPVLLLVLSVAMGMLAIGQSASWDRSQSDQADFRSGASVRMVGTLSGDPAKAAAYTDLPGVREAAPAFRTTADLSGGRTAEVLALDTAHADERMLMREDLSGASPQELFDAIAPPRTARTGVVLPEGSERVLFDLRIRDTSAPGGRSPSSSTALVSVLLEDRYGVGYRIGAGTVPVDGRAHGVSFPVSAAGELAVTGFELDGEVPAVRPEKRLVDVARLRAHTTDGHEEPAPAAEGVRWKAGTTVSEGSETRPGEAVEEVAGSGTAPSFRYGTGATLPDDSFWGSGAAVGTLRITASRPAAPALKAVATDAYMKYAGAEPGQEIDLTLAGNTVRVKLVKSVRQLPTTGPGASAGVPEGASEESSAKPGGGLLLDLKAVSEVLAHRAGATLAPTEWWLSAAPGDGPKVAAELRALPGTDPAQVRVRDEVARELADDPLGAGPQSALLAVAVVAAALAAVGFAVGLVGSQRERAAEFAVLRALGAPRRRLARTAAAEQGVLIALALLIGLALGAVLTRAVVPLVVLTGQAARPVPDVLVLLPAGQVAVLLASVAAVPLLTVAAITLRRADPAVSLRHQGDN; encoded by the coding sequence GTGACGGGGTTCGTCCTTCTGCGGGTGCGCGCGCACCGGCTCCTCCTCGCCGCCGCCGTCCTGGCCGTGCTGCTCACCACCTGCGTGCTGGCCGCGCTCACGGCGTTCTCGGGTTCCATGGGCGACGCCGCTCTGCGGCACACGCTCACCCACCGTGCCGCCGCGCAGGCCTCGCTCCTCGTCTCCGCCGATGTGGACCGCGAGCAGCGGGGCGAGGCCGACACCGCGGTGCGCCGGGCCGCCCGCGAGACCTTCGACGGGCTTCCGGTGACCGTGCGGAAGCTGGAGAGTTCGGGGTCGTACGCGCTGCCGGACGGTCTCCAGGCGCCCGCCGCCCGGCGCGACGAGCCCGATCTGACGCATCTCGCCTCGCTCGACCGCAGCCGGATCCGTCTCACCGCGGGACGCCTGCCGGGCGCCGGGGCGGGTGACGCGACGGAACGCGTGCAGGTCGCCCTGCCGCGAGCCGCAGCCGAGGCACTGAAGCTGAAGCCGGGTTCCCGCCTCACCCTCACCGACCGGCTGGAGGAGACGGCTCTGCCGGTCGAGGTCACCGGCCTGTACGAGGCGTCCGACCTGGACGACCCGTACTGGCAGCTGGACCCGCTCGGCGGGCGCGGCGCCCGCAAGGTCGTCTTCACCACCTACGGCCCCCTGCTGGCCGACCCCGCCGTCCTGGCTTCCGGCCGGGTCAGCGCAGGTCCGGTGTCCTGGCTGGCCGCCGCCGACTTCCGTGAGGTGACGACCGGCCGGACCGACGCACTGCGCCGGGCGTCGACGGACGGGCCCAGGGCCCTGTCAGCCTCCCCGGTCTTCGGCGACGGTGCCACGGTACGGACCTCGCTGCCTGTCGTCATCGACCAGATCGACCGGGCGCTGCTGGTGTCCCGCTCCACGATCATGATCGTCGCCGTGCAGCTGGTCCTGCTCGCCGGATACGCCCTGCTGCTCGTGGCCAGGCTGCTGAGCAGCGAGCGTGGCGGCGAGACCGAACTGCTGCGGGCCCGGGGCGGGTCCAGGGGCCGGATCGCCTCACTGGCCGCGATCGAGGCACTGCTGCTCGCGGTGCCCGCCGCGGTCGTCGCTCCGCTGCTCGCCGGTCCGCTGACCCGGCTGCTCGCGGCCCGGAGCGAGCTCGGCAGGATCGGGCTGCGGCTGGACGGCGGGGTGGACGGCACGGTCTGGCTGGTGGCGGGCGCCGTCGCGCTGGCGTGCGCGCTCGCGGTGGTCGCGCCCGCCCTCGCGGCGGGCGGGGGCCGCCGTGGCGCCCGGGCCGCGACGCTGCCCACGCCGGTGCGCGCGGGCGCCGACATCGGGCTGCTGCTGATCGCCGGGGTGGCGTACTGGCAGTTGGACCGCCAGACCGGGGCGTCCGGGAGCGGTGCGCTCAGCGGCGACCGGGAGGGTGACCTGGGCATCGATCCGCTGCTGGTCGCCGCCCCCGCGCTGGCGCTGCTGGCGGGCACCGTCCTGACTCTGCGTCTGCTGCCGCCCGCGGCCCGGCTCGCGGAGCGGCGTGCGGCGGGTGGGCGGGGGTTGTCCGCGGCCCTGGCGGGCTGGCAGTTCAGCCGCCGGCCGCTCCGGGGCGCGGGCCCGGTGCTGCTGCTGGTCCTGTCGGTGGCGATGGGCATGCTGGCCATCGGCCAGAGCGCGTCCTGGGACCGTTCGCAGAGCGACCAGGCGGACTTCAGGTCGGGCGCGTCGGTGCGGATGGTGGGCACGCTGTCGGGCGACCCCGCGAAGGCCGCCGCGTACACGGATCTTCCGGGCGTACGGGAGGCGGCTCCGGCGTTCCGTACGACGGCCGATCTCTCCGGGGGCCGGACGGCCGAGGTCCTCGCCCTGGACACGGCGCACGCGGACGAGCGGATGCTGATGCGCGAGGACCTGTCCGGCGCGTCTCCGCAGGAGCTGTTCGACGCGATCGCGCCGCCGAGGACCGCGCGGACCGGGGTGGTCCTGCCCGAGGGCAGCGAGCGGGTTCTGTTCGATCTGCGGATCCGTGACACCTCGGCGCCCGGCGGGAGGTCCCCGTCGTCCTCGACGGCGCTGGTGAGCGTGCTGCTGGAGGACCGTTACGGCGTCGGGTACCGGATCGGTGCGGGGACCGTGCCCGTCGACGGCCGCGCGCACGGTGTGTCGTTCCCCGTGTCCGCCGCCGGTGAGCTGGCGGTGACCGGCTTCGAACTGGACGGGGAGGTGCCCGCCGTCCGCCCCGAGAAGCGGCTGGTCGACGTGGCGAGGCTCCGGGCCCACACGACGGACGGGCATGAGGAGCCGGCGCCGGCTGCTGAAGGAGTGCGCTGGAAGGCCGGGACGACGGTGTCCGAAGGGAGTGAGACCCGTCCCGGCGAGGCCGTCGAGGAGGTGGCCGGATCGGGCACCGCCCCGTCGTTCCGGTACGGCACCGGAGCCACCCTGCCCGACGACTCGTTCTGGGGCAGCGGCGCCGCGGTCGGCACGCTGCGGATCACCGCGTCCCGCCCCGCGGCCCCCGCGCTGAAGGCGGTGGCCACCGACGCGTACATGAAGTACGCGGGGGCAGAGCCGGGGCAGGAGATCGACCTCACGCTCGCGGGCAACACGGTCCGGGTGAAGCTGGTGAAGTCGGTGCGGCAGCTCCCGACCACCGGCCCCGGGGCGTCCGCCGGTGTGCCCGAGGGCGCCTCGGAGGAGTCGTCCGCGAAACCGGGCGGCGGCCTGCTGCTGGACCTGAAGGCGGTGTCGGAGGTGCTCGCCCACCGGGCGGGTGCCACTCTGGCGCCCACCGAGTGGTGGCTGAGCGCCGCACCCGGCGACGGCCCGAAGGTGGCGGCGGAGCTGCGCGCGCTGCCCGGCACCGATCCGGCGCAGGTGCGGGTGCGTGACGAGGTGGCGCGGGAGCTGGCGGACGACCCGCTGGGCGCGGGACCGCAGTCCGCGCTGCTGGCCGTCGCCGTGGTGGCGGCCGCGCTGGCGGCGGTCGGATTCGCCGTCGGCCTTGTGGGCTCGCAGCGCGAACGGGCCGCGGAGTTCGCCGTGTTGCGCGCGCTGGGCGCACCCCGTCGCCGACTGGCCCGGACCGCGGCCGCCGAACAGGGCGTCCTGATCGCCCTCGCCCTGCTGATCGGGCTCGCCCTCGGGGCGGTGCTCACCAGGGCCGTCGTACCGCTCGTCGTGCTGACCGGGCAGGCCGCGAGGCCCGTGCCGGACGTACTGGTGCTGCTGCCGGCCGGACAGGTCGCGGTCCTGCTCGCCTCGGTCGCCGCGGTGCCGCTGCTGACCGTCGCCGCGATCACACTGCGCCGCGCCGATCCCGCGGTGTCGCTGCGCCACCAGGGGGACAACTGA